One part of the Eublepharis macularius isolate TG4126 chromosome 16, MPM_Emac_v1.0, whole genome shotgun sequence genome encodes these proteins:
- the LOC129344011 gene encoding potassium voltage-gated channel subfamily A member 1 — protein MTVMVGENMDDASALPGHPQDSYRPGAHDDHECCERVVINIAGLRFETQLKTLAQFPNTLLGNPKKRMRYFDPLRNEYFFDRNRPSFDAILYYYQSGGRLRRPVNVPLDMFSEEIKFYELGEEAMEKFREDEGFIKEEERPLPEKEYQRQIWLLFEYPESSGPARIIAIVSVMVILISIVIFCLETLPVLKSPSRDYTGPLNLSDNSTMPHKFNIFTDPFFVVETLCIIWFSFELVVRFFACPSKAEFFKNIMNFIDIVAIIPYFITLGTEMAEQEGPQKGEQATSLAILRVIRLVRVFRIFKLSRHSKGLQILGQTLKASMRELGLLIFFLFIGVILFSSAVYFAEAEEPETHFGSIPDAFWWAVVSMTTVGYGDMYPVTIGGKIVGSLCAIAGVLTIALPVPVIVSNFNYFYHRETEGEEQAQLLKVSSPNLSDSDLSRRSSSTISKSEYMEIEEDMNNSIDNFREANLRTGNYTIANQNCVNKSKLLTDV, from the coding sequence ATGACTGTGATGGTTGGGGAGAATATGGACGACGCTTCTGCTTTGCCAGGCCACCCTCAGGACAGCTATCGGCCTGGCGCTCATGATGACCATGAATGTTGTGAGAGGGTTGTGATCAACATCGCTGGCCTGAGGTTTGAGACCCAACTAAAAACTCTTGCCCAGTTCCCCAACACCTTACTAGGTAACCCCAAGAAACGCATGCGATACTTTGATCCACTGAGGAATGAATACTTCTTTGACCGGAACCGGCCCAGCTTCGATGCCATCCTCTATTACTACCAGTCTGGAGGGCGGCTTCGTAGGCCTGTCAATGTGCCCTTGGACATGTTCTCTGAGGAGATCAAGTTCTATGAACTGGGAGAGGAAGCCATGGAGAAGTTCCGGGAAGATGAAGGGTTCATCAAAGAGGAAGAGAGGCCCCTACCCGAAAAGGAATACCAGCGCCAGATATGGCTCCTCTTCGAGTATCCTGAGAGCTCCGGGCCGGCCCGGATCATTGCCATCGTCTCCGTTATGGTGATTTTAATCTCCATAGTCATCTTTTGCCTGGAAACTTTGCCAGTATTGAAATCGCCTAGCAGGGACTATACAGGACCTCTAAACCTCAGCGACAACTCCACCATGCCGCACAAGTTTAACATCTTCACTGACCCTTTCTTTGTCGTGGAAACCCTGTGCATCATTTGGTTTTCCTTTGAGTTGGTGGTGCGTTTTTTTGCATGCCCCAGCAAAGCCGAGTTCTTCAAGAACATCATGAACTTCATTGACATAGTTGCTATCATCCCTTACTTCATCACTCTGGGCACAGagatggctgagcaggaggggcCCCAAAAGGGGGAGCAAGCCACCTCTTTGGCTATCCTGAGGGTCATCAGACTGGTAAGAGTCTTTCGAATCTTCAAACTCTCCAGACACTCTAAGGGCCTGCAGATTCTGGGACAGACCCTCAAGGCGAGCATGAGGGAGTTAGGGTTGCTTATCTTTTTTCTCTTCATTGGGGTGATTTTGTTCTCTAGTGCGGTGTATTTTGCTGAAGCGGAAGAACCTGAAACTCATTTCGGCAGCATCCCCGATGCTTTCTGGTGGGCAGTGGTTTCCATGACCACTGTGGGATATGGTGACATGTACCCTGTGACAATTGGAGGCAAGATAGTTGGCTCCTTGTGTGCCATCGCTGGTGTGCTGACAATTGCCCTGCCTGTACCTGTCATTGTGTCCAACTTCAACTACTTCTACCACCGagaaacagaaggggaagaaCAGGCTCAGTTGCTTAAAGTTAGCTCTCCTAATTTATCTGACAGTGACCTGAGTCGCCGTAGCTCCTCCACAATCAGCAAATCTGAGTACATGGAAATTGAAGAGGATATGAATAATAGCATAGACAATTTTAGAGAGGCTAACCTCAGAACTGGCAACTACACCATAGCCAACCAAAACTGTGTTAATAAAAGTAAGCTGCTCACAGatgtttaa